One Fibrobacter sp. UWB16 DNA window includes the following coding sequences:
- a CDS encoding porin family protein, with protein MKKLFIASAIAMMCLSANAFAEDDGYGNDIPAARSEGTVDDGYGNKLPSNEPEYKSFEEARSSSYGSPSKGSKKNDNQRTRFGLHLGIGFASLANYPTDKDFVRQYGENEWLGVSGDIGLIVKFPLNPILSFVPELNFGMTYLSEEIKGADGYDEYWHEYKVNDAKTLYSLNIPLMLRLQVPYVYVEGGVRLNLNLDTSHEYEYTDEDGTPFQYYDYKDGEIKTVKRDAEDEWKVKTFIPSIVAGLGTTFLASGLQCDLGLRFIWDLRGIEENDKEIYAFEDKKLRIARVVENESSLFAIQLVLNVFF; from the coding sequence ATGAAAAAGCTCTTTATTGCATCCGCTATCGCTATGATGTGCCTTAGCGCAAACGCTTTTGCCGAAGACGATGGCTATGGTAACGATATCCCGGCAGCAAGGTCCGAAGGAACCGTCGATGACGGTTACGGCAATAAGCTCCCGTCGAACGAACCTGAATACAAGAGCTTCGAAGAGGCCCGCTCTTCGTCTTATGGTAGCCCAAGTAAGGGCTCTAAAAAAAATGATAACCAGCGTACGCGTTTTGGTCTCCACCTTGGCATTGGTTTTGCCTCTTTGGCCAATTATCCGACCGATAAGGATTTCGTCAGACAGTATGGCGAAAATGAATGGCTCGGTGTTTCTGGCGATATCGGTTTGATCGTCAAGTTCCCATTGAATCCGATTCTTTCGTTTGTTCCTGAATTGAACTTTGGAATGACCTACCTTTCCGAAGAAATTAAGGGCGCTGACGGCTACGACGAATATTGGCATGAATACAAGGTAAATGACGCCAAAACGCTCTACAGCCTCAATATTCCGCTTATGTTGCGCTTGCAAGTTCCGTATGTGTATGTCGAAGGCGGTGTCCGTCTTAATCTCAATTTGGATACGAGCCATGAATACGAATATACGGACGAGGATGGCACTCCTTTTCAGTACTACGACTATAAAGACGGTGAAATTAAAACCGTTAAGCGTGATGCCGAAGATGAATGGAAAGTCAAGACGTTTATCCCGTCCATTGTTGCCGGCCTTGGTACAACATTCCTTGCCAGCGGCTTGCAATGTGATCTTGGTCTCCGCTTTATTTGGGACCTTAGGGGAATTGAAGAAAATGACAAGGAAATCTACGCCTTTGAAGATAAAAAATTGCGCATAGCAAGGGTTGTCGAAAACGAATCAAGTTTGTTCGCTATTCAGCTAGTCCTCAACGTTTTCTTCTAA
- a CDS encoding amino acid ABC transporter ATP-binding protein, whose translation MDSQVQSVIINDAPLDSSPILEVKHLKKSFGDLHVLKDISFDLNAGEVLSIIGPSGSGKSTLLRCLTQLETFEAGEVRVDGKDMVVPGSCIGGKIKYAPAKTLRDIRLSTGLVFQNFNLFPHLTVLQNLTLAPIRVLGDSREDARALARFLLKQMGLEGKEKSYPCELSGGQQQRVSIARALALKPRILFFDEPTSALDPELTGEVLKIIKKLAEDRMTMVIVTHEMAFARDVANKVMFMDQGVVVEQGTPDFVFNQSQNKRLSSFLERFSRT comes from the coding sequence ATGGATTCTCAAGTTCAGTCTGTTATTATCAATGACGCACCTCTAGATTCTTCTCCGATTCTCGAAGTCAAACATTTGAAGAAGTCCTTTGGCGACTTGCATGTGCTCAAGGACATCTCGTTTGACCTCAATGCGGGCGAGGTGCTTTCGATTATCGGGCCTTCTGGTTCCGGCAAGAGCACACTCCTCCGTTGCCTCACGCAACTTGAAACGTTCGAGGCGGGCGAGGTGCGTGTCGATGGCAAGGACATGGTTGTTCCCGGTTCTTGCATTGGTGGTAAAATCAAGTACGCTCCCGCAAAGACGCTCCGCGACATTCGCCTTTCTACAGGGCTTGTGTTCCAGAACTTTAACTTGTTCCCGCACTTGACCGTACTCCAGAACTTGACGCTTGCGCCTATCCGCGTGCTCGGCGATTCCCGTGAAGATGCTCGTGCGCTGGCTCGATTCTTGCTCAAACAGATGGGCCTCGAAGGTAAGGAAAAATCTTACCCGTGCGAACTCTCGGGCGGCCAGCAACAGCGTGTGTCCATTGCGCGTGCGCTTGCATTAAAGCCAAGGATTCTCTTCTTTGATGAGCCTACGAGCGCATTGGACCCGGAACTCACGGGCGAAGTCCTCAAGATTATCAAGAAGCTTGCTGAAGACCGCATGACGATGGTCATCGTGACGCATGAAATGGCGTTTGCTCGTGATGTGGCGAACAAGGTCATGTTCATGGACCAGGGCGTAGTCGTGGAACAGGGAACACCGGACTTTGTGTTCAACCAGTCTCAGAACAAGCGCTTGAGTTCGTTCCTCGAAAGATTTTCAAGAACATAA